One part of the Vitis riparia cultivar Riparia Gloire de Montpellier isolate 1030 chromosome 8, EGFV_Vit.rip_1.0, whole genome shotgun sequence genome encodes these proteins:
- the LOC117920103 gene encoding BTB/POZ domain-containing protein At3g09030 — MEDGNPYFGAAHRPHDRIKLNVGGKLFETTISTIRSGGPDSLLQALSARPIDDSNPVFIDRDPEIFSVLLSVLRTNRIPSTARRFSKQELTDEALYYGIESRLKSAMLPPPLSGIDTSVVATIRPASDGLPSAFTAGAGDGSLWIAHGGQISAYDCNLAHAGTIRTHINDITSIRRLWPDVAAVGSDTAAGLHIYDISGGRHVASAHWTDPSDPRIYKALVSAIADSPNSVYASFYCRHKENCILVIDKSTLQVVSEIGRQSGNSMKTMGAGKLTYMPSSSLIFASAVTSGAFGYSGCIRLWDPRSGEVVWETTEPGSGRSCRFGDSFADVDVDADESTMFKVCSQSGDVGMADLRKLGEDPWVYLRDNNPSMAHKGGGDSSSVIHCYRKQVFVARGGGLEVWSQVEDKETEEERENMVSEGSYRRNYVDKLDDLERGTIAKMEGGGDRLFISREDVEGIEVWESSNFSGAVSVL; from the coding sequence ATGGAGGACGGAAACCCCTATTTTGGAGCTGCCCATCGTCCTCACGACCGAATCAAGCTCAACGTCGGTGGCAAACTCTTCGAGACCACTATTTCTACTATTCGCTCCGGCGGCCCTGATTCACTCCTTCAAGCCCTCTCCGCCCGCCCCATCGACGACTCCAACCCCGTTTTCATCGACCGTGACCCTGAGATCTTCTCCGTCCTTCTCTCTGTCCTTCGAACCAATCGTATTCCCTCCACCGCTCGCCGATTCTCCAAGCAAGAACTCACCGATGAAGCCCTCTACTACGGCATCGAGTCTCGTCTCAAATCTGCCATGTTGCCCCCTCCCCTCTCCGGGATCGACACCTCTGTTGTCGCCACCATCCGTCCTGCCTCTGATGGCCTTCCCTCTGCTTTCACTGCTGGTGCCGGTGACGGTTCCTTGTGGATTGCTCATGGCGGTCAGATCTCCGCCTATGATTGCAATTTGGCCCATGCCGGCACTATTCGGACTCACATCAACGATATCACATCCATCCGCCGCCTCTGGCCGGATGTAGCCGCCGTTGGATCGGATACTGCGGCTGGGCTTCACATATACGACATATCCGGCGGACGTCATGTAGCGTCTGCGCACTGGACTGATCCCTCCGATCCTAGGATATACAAGGCTCTGGTGTCCGCGATCGCAGACTCTCCAAATTCTGTATATGCGTCGTTCTATTGTCGTCACAAAGAGAATTGCATCCTCGTAATTGACAAGTCCACGCTCCAGGTCGTGTCGGAAATTGGTCGCCAGTCCGGCAATTCCATGAAGACCATGGGTGCCGGAAAACTGACTTACATGCCAAGCTCCAGCCTCATCTTTGCCAGTGCCGTCACTTCAGGTGCGTTCGGGTACTCGGGCTGTATCAGGCTGTGGGACCCTAGGTCCGGCGAGGTGGTTTGGGAGACGACCGAGCCAGGGTCGGGGCGAAGCTGTAGGTTTGGGGATTCGTTCGCTGATGTGGACGTGGATGCGGATGAGTCAACCATGTTCAAGGTTTGCTCCCAATCGGGGGATGTAGGAATGGCAGATTTGCGTAAATTAGGAGAAGACCCGTGGGTGTATTTGAGAGACAATAACCCTAGCATGGCACATAAGGGTGGAGGTGACAGCAGCAGTGTGATACATTGTTACAGAAAGCAAGTTTTTGTTGCGCGAGGAGGAGGCCTAGAGGTTTGGTCTCAAGTAGAGGATAAAGAAACAGAGGAGGAGAGGGAGAATATGGTTTCTGAAGGGTCTTATAGGAGGAATTATGTTGATAAGTTGGATGATTTAGAGAGGGGTACCATAGCGAAAATGGAAGGTGGTGGTGATAGGCTATTTATTAGTAGAGAAGATGTCGAAGGGATTGAAGTGTGGGAAAGCTCCAATTTCTCAGGTGCAGTTTCGGTTTTATAA